A window of Gorilla gorilla gorilla isolate KB3781 chromosome 5, NHGRI_mGorGor1-v2.1_pri, whole genome shotgun sequence genomic DNA:
AGAGGCCCAATTCGGAGAGGGCTTGGCCCCAGGTCTAGCCCATATGGTCGTGGTTGGTGGGGAGTCAATGCAGAACCTCCTTTTCCGGGGCCAGGCCATGGGGGTCCCACCAGGGGAAGCTTTCACAAAGAACAGAGAAACCCTCAAAGGCTCAAAAGCTGGTCTCTTATCAAGAATACCTGCCCGCCCAAGGATGACCCCCAGGTTATGGAAGGTGAGGTCCATTTTGTTATGCCCATTACTCCCAGAGTGACCTAATTTTCAGAAGATCATTCACGATCTTCTCTGggctttcctttttgcttttgaaGCAGAAGTAGACCTCAATGTTATTTTTCCCAGGAGAAAGACTACCATTCCAAAATACCTGGAAATGGTAGGGGGTAGAAAATCAGTTCTCCTTCTGTCTCTGCGTttcattgtatttgttttctttgttgctcAAATTTTTAACTGTTCCATTTTCACTTGTTCACAGACAAATCCGACCGCCCTGTCTGCCGACATTTTGCCAAAAAGGGCCACTGTCGATATGAGGACCTCTGTGCCTTCTACCACCCAGGCGTCAATGGACCTCCTCTGTGAGACTGTGCCTTCCCATCCAGGCTGGAAGGAGCTCTCTGTGACCTAGCGGCCATTTATTTCTCTGTAGCCCTATGATGGCTACTGTGAGGCTCTTCTAACACCCTCAGTCAGTGACACACCCACCCCATCCACCACCTCCCCCGTGTGGGGTCCAGAGTTGTGTTGCATCACTGGTGCGTGGCATACGCGCTTTCTTCTGATCCAGCCTGTAGAGACTCGCCTTCGGGACCCATCTTTGCTTCCTTTCAGTTGCCTCCTGGATCTTCTTTCCCGTCATCAAATGACTGCTGAACAGGAAACCTCTTTGGTGCTGTTTCTTGTGCATCTGTCCACCTGTTCCCCAGTATTGCCCTCAATTCCTGAGAGCCCTGGAGCGGTTTCCTACCATTCCCTTCTTTTAGCTGCTTGCTTTAAGTCCTTTTTATGTGACATTCCCTACCCCCAATGTTGTCAGCTGCTTGTGAAACTCAGCCAGGTTGTCTAACCTGGGGTCAAGTttgggtgactggtgcagagttacTTCCTAAAAGGCCACTCTCCCTGCCTTTGGATTTCATAGTTTCTCTGTCAGTAGCATGATCCCCACCGCTATGGTCTATGATCACCGTGCTTTGTGAAACTGTGCATCCCCTTGTAGCCTTTCTCAGTGTCCGTGGCATTTTTGTGACTTCCCAGCACTAGAATAAGTTTTCCTGCCAAAATGAGTGAGGCGCTTGGTGCCCTCTGGACTTTCCCACTTCCCAACATGGGAGAATTGTGAACTTTCCATCAGACTGCCTCCCTGGCCCTCCCCATTCTTCTCCTGTTGGTTATTCTGAGTCTGACACAGACCCATGACATGTCTTATAAAGCCTCCAATGGCTTTATCCTACCTAGATCCCTTCCAGCCCATTTTAATTAGACTATGTCATTGTGAGGCCACCAGTCCATTCATTTGAATTCTGTGAATCTCCACCTTGCCTATCTTTGGGTAGAACCTGGACAGTACTGTTGCCCTCTTCCAATCCTCTTCCCCTACATCCCTGGCACTGGTTGTTTTCTGTGAAAACAGCAGTGAACAGGTTCAGTTCTGAACTGGCCCTGAGGAAATGGGTCAGGAGTTGTATTGGCAAGAGGGAAGGGTGAGAGCTGTTGGAGAACTGAgaatgaggttttgtttttttttttctttttaactttttttatattaGTAATAAATGCAGTGGAAACCAGCATTTTATTTAATCCCTGTGTTCTAGTCATCTCTGGAGGTGCAGATGAAGCTGTTCTCACCTGGTGGAGTCAGCTCATTCTTTAGTTCATACACACTAGTGATGGGGAATGACAAAGCTTAAGGTTCTTCCAGGCTGAAAAAAACCAGTGGAGGTTCCATTAGCCTGTAGGCATCAACCAGAACAAGCTGCCTTATGTTCAAGGGCAAAGTTttgtaagaaaaaggaaaggcCAGGTGTCCGtggagttatttttaaatattttacttttttactttgcAGAGTTTGTGTTTATGGAGTGGTAATGATGAAGGAGTCTTTCAGCAGCAATTTGCAGAATGCCTGTGGGCCAGGCAATATACCAAGCACTAGAGATAACTGACAGCCAAAGCCAATGGATTTAAAATGTACAGGGAAGACAGGTTTCTCCTAATCACAAATAGCATGTAAAGTTAAACCTGTCAAAAGTGCTGGGAAGAagacagggaagaaaagaggGTGAAAGAGAGTTGTGTAATAAAGGGAGTCAGGGTAGGAGATGCAACTGAGACAAGCTCCAAAGGATAAACAGGAGatggggtgggagagggaagTCAAGGCAAAGGTCTTCGCTAAAAGACCTAGGGGAAGAGGAGCTAAGAAACCTAGGGACAGTGGGAGATGATGCAGAAGAAAGAGAAGTTAGACCACTCAGGGCCTTGGAAAACATGAAGATTTGGCTCTTTTCTTAGAACAGAAGCCTTTGAAGAATTTTAGACAGGGGAGTATCATGGCTTAGgctggcttttttaaaaaaaaaccagcttGTATGGAAAGGGCCCACCTTGGACCTGGAAGTTAGTTAGAAGGCTACTGGCTACTTCAGTAGTAcaagtgagccatgatggtgacATAGACTTGGGTAGTAGAGTTGGAGAAAAGTAGACATTTGAAAATTACAGGTCAAAATAAAAGTATCAGATTTCTCCAGGTAGTTCTGGCTTATGTAACTGCCATTTAAAAAGAAGTCTTAAGATAGAAgtttatggctgggcgcggtggctcatgcctgtaatcccagcactttgggaggccaaggtgggtggatcacgaggtcaggagatcaagaccatcctggctaacatggtgaaaccccatctctactaaaaatagaaaaaaaaattagccaggcgtggtggccggcgtctgtagtcccagctactcgggaggctgaggcaggagaatggcatgaacccaggaggcggagcttgcagtgagctgagatcgcaccactgcactccagcatgggcgacagcgcaagactccatctcaaaaataaataaataaaaaataaaaataaaaataaataattttaaaaaagatagaagtttatttctctcacAGGTCAAGAGGTGGACAATCAACAATCCAAGATGTGTGACAATGCCACCACTACAAGGTCCCTGAGTATTCAGAACCTCAACCCCCAACTTTCAGATTCACAACCACAAACTTCTATTCACTGTCCAAAGTGAAGCTCTGGCTTCCTCGTCCATGTTCAAAGCctcaggaaggaggaagggctgAGAACACCAGTTGTCTGggaagaaacttctttttttttttttgagacggagtctcagctctgtcgcccaggctggagtgcagtggcatgatctcggctcactgcaagctccgcctcccaggttcacgccattctcctgcctcagcctcccgagtagctgggactacaggcgcccaccaccatgcccagctaattttttgtgtttttagtagagatggggtttcaccgtgttagccaggatggtctcgatctcctgacctggtgatctgcctgcctcggcctcccaaagtgctgggattacaggcgtgagccaccgcgcccagccggaagAAACTTCTTAAAAGTTAACTTATAGCTCCTCAACTTATGGGCAAGCATTTAAGTTGAGTTTATTAATTCTACAGAGGTTATCTCCCTAAAAGGGGGCTAGGAATGACAGGATTAGGGTTTGTGTTTGGTGATttcaaaagaaacaggaaattgtTCTGGCTTAGATGCTGTCAGAAAGCAGGGGCAATTCTATGACTACTTCTTAATCTTATCTAGAAGGAGGGAGAAATGAAATATGGCTAAAGCTGTAAGGTAAGAAAGCCAACACATTTTAGCTGACAGGGAACTGTTTGGTGTTTTTGTGCTTAGACAAGATTTTGAAGTTTGTCTAATTTCATCACAAACACAGGATGACCTTGTCTGACACTGATTTTCTGTGAGATAGTTTATGTTCAACAAGAGTACCATGGCCTAACTATGGGCAACAGGCCAGCTCCCAGCAACACCAAAGCCTGCCAGTTATTGTCAGGCCAGTTCCCAATTCTCAGGGACTGTTTTTCTTAAAAGTATGCAAACATATAATTACAGGTTGAGATGAATCatatgaaggaaataaatgggGTACTGAATAGAAACAGTAGTTGGGGAGCTACTCAAGAcatggtggccgggcgcggtaggtcacgcctgtaatcccagtactctgggaggctgaggcgggtggatcgcctgaggtcaggaattcaagaccagcctggccaacatggtgaaaccctgtctctactaaaataacaacaactagcgaggtgtggtggtgggcatttataaataatcccagctacttgggaggctgaggcaggagaatggcttgaacccaggaagcagaggttgcagttagctgaga
This region includes:
- the PRR3 gene encoding proline-rich protein 3 isoform X2, whose product is MPKRKKQNQHQPPTQQQPPLPEREETGDEEDGSPIALHRGPPGSRGPLIPPLLSLPPPPWGRGPIRRGLGPRSSPYGRGWWGVNAEPPFPGPGHGGPTRGSFHKEQRNPQRLKSWSLIKNTCPPKDDPQVMEDKSDRPVCRHFAKKGHCRYEDLCAFYHPGVNGPPL
- the PRR3 gene encoding proline-rich protein 3 isoform X1, with the protein product MPKRKKQNQHQPPTQQQPPLPEREETGDEEDGSPIGPPSLLGPPPMANGKPGDPKSALHRGPPGSRGPLIPPLLSLPPPPWGRGPIRRGLGPRSSPYGRGWWGVNAEPPFPGPGHGGPTRGSFHKEQRNPQRLKSWSLIKNTCPPKDDPQVMEDKSDRPVCRHFAKKGHCRYEDLCAFYHPGVNGPPL